One genomic window of Falco cherrug isolate bFalChe1 chromosome 20, bFalChe1.pri, whole genome shotgun sequence includes the following:
- the FKBP10 gene encoding peptidyl-prolyl cis-trans isomerase FKBP10, which yields MSPGSFVLLLSILGVLGLGDPGPLEDVVIDRYYIPKICLREVQMGDFIRYHYNGTFKDGKKFDSSYDRGATVAGVVGVGRLITGMDRGLQGMCVNERRHLIVPPHLGYGSIGVAGLIPPDATLYFDVIMLDIWNKNDKLQITTLSKPEHCNRTVENSDFVRYHYNGTLLDGTPFDSSYSKDSTYDTYVGTGWLIKGMDQGLLGMCAGEKRSIIIPPFLAYGEKGYGTVIPPQASLVFSVLLVDFHNPKDGVFLEHLEVPESCKRRAVTGDFVRYHYNGTLMDGTLFDSSYSRNHTYNTYIGKGYIIPGMDQGLQGVCVGERRRVVVPPHLAYGENGAGDKIPGSAVLIFDVHIIDFHNPADPVEIETVYRPEGCNITTRDRDFVRYHYNCSLLDGTRLFSSHDYEKPQEVTLGANKVIEGLNSGLLNMCAGERRVLIIPPHLGHGESGARGVPGSAVLRFEVELISMEEGVPEGYLFIWHGEPPASLYEQMDLNKDGEIPAEEFSTFIKTQVAEGKGRLMPSSDPEKVIADMFRNQDRNQDGKITSEELKLKSDEDQEKIHEEL from the exons ATGTCCCCCGGCAGCTTCGTCCTCCTCCTGAGCatcctgggggtcctggggctgGGTGACCCCGGCCCCCTGGAAGACGTGGTGATAGACAGATACTATATCCCCAAAATCTGCCTGCGGGAAGTCCAGATGGGGGATTTCATTCGCTACCACTACAATGGGACCTTTAAAGATGGCAAAAAGTTTGACTCCAG CTACGACCGAGGGGCCACGGTGGCTGGTGTGGTGGGCGTCGGGCGGCTGATCACCGGCATGGaccgggggctgcagggcatgTGTGTGAACGAGCGGCGTCACCTCATCGTGCCCCCCCACCTGGGCTACGGCAGCATTGGTGTGG CGGGGCTGATCCCCCCAGACGCCACCTTGTACTTCGATGTCATCATGCTGGACATCTGGAACAAGAACGACAAGCTGCAGATCACCACCCTGTCCAAACCGGAGCACTGCAACCGCACGGTGGAGAACTCCGATTTCGTGCGGTACCACTACAACGGCACGCTGCTGGATGGCACCCCCTTCGACTCCAG CTACAGCAAGGACAGCACCTACGACACCTACGTGGGCACCGGCTGGCTGATCAAGGGCATGGaccaggggctgctgggcatGTGCGCTGGGGAGAAGAGGAGCATCATCATCCCCCCGTTCCTTGCGTATGGGGAGAAGGGCTACG ggacTGTGATCCCGCCGCAGGCATCTCTGGTGTTCAGCGTGCTGCTGGTGGACTTCCACAACCCCAAGGACGGCGTCTTCCTGGAGCACCTGGAGGTGCCGGAGTCGTGCAAGCGCAGAGCTGTGACCGGGGACTTCGTCCGCTACCACTACAACGGCACGCTCATGGACGGGACACTCTTCGACTCCAG CTACTCCCGCAATCACACCTACAACACCTACATCGGGAAGGGCTACATCATCCCCGGCATGGACCAGGGCCTGCAAGGGGTCTGCGTGGGAGAGAGGCGGCGGGTGGTCGTGCCCCCACACCTGGCCTATGGGGAGAACGGAGCAG GGGATAAAATTCCCGGCTCAGCCGTGCTCATCTTTGATGTTCACATCATCGACTTCCACAACCCTGCGGACCCAGTGGAGATTGAAACCGTGTACCGGCCCGAGGGCTGCAACATCACCACCCGCGACAGGGACTTCGTCCGCTACCACTACAACTGCTCCCTGCTGGATGGCACCAGGCTCTTCTCCTC CCACGACTACGAGAAGCCCCAGGAGGTGACCCTGGGAGCCAACAAGGTGATCGAGGGCCTGAACAGTGGCCTCCTCAACATGTGCGCGGGGGAGAGGCGGGTGCTCATCATCCCCCCCCACCTGGGCCACGGCGAGAGCGGAG CGCGGGGGGTGCCAGGCAGCGCTGTGCTCCGCTTCGAGGTGGAGCTCATCTCCATGGAGGAGGGGGTCCCCGAGGGGTACCTCTTCATCTGGCACGGGGAGCCACCGGCGAGCCTCTACGAGCAGATGGACCTGAACAAGGATGGGGAGATCCCCGCTGAGGAG TTCTCCACCTTCATCAAGACCCAGGTGGCAGAAGGGAAAGGTCGCCTCATGCCCAGCTCCGACCCAGAGAAAGTCATCGCCGACATGTTCAGGAACCAGGACCGCAACCAGGACGGGAAGATCACCTCCGAGGAGCTGAAGCTGAAGTCGGACGAGGACCAGGAGAAGATCCACGAGGAGCTCTAA
- the P3H4 gene encoding endoplasmic reticulum protein SC65, with translation MGGAALALLLAAGLCAAQYEEYSVRGFPAAALEPLQRAYARALAQYAGAQWAESARELEASLRLHRLLRDSEAHCHRRCAAPAEGAPAEEPPADGDPAAWEWEREMQLFERLLRRAGCLRACKRDLPVFQLRYPPAQTLRDFQRRLPYQYLHYALFKSNKIEKAVSAAHTFLQKNPKHEMTLKYLNYYRTMLDVDEYLVDLEARPYEPIFVRSVKLYNNGDFRSSAADMEQALTEYYKAYEDCLASCEGAYELQEFKDFYPAIADHFVSVLQCKVDCETELTPNVGGYFVEKFVATMYHYLQFAYYKLNDVRDAVRSVSSYMLFDPDDAVMQQNLVYYRFHRKRWRLQEEDFEPRPEAVRYHNQMVAQKKMLDFAKEYLQADDEMEVDSGEGLEAQDLPSDGEFEGEGDYEEGFFAEWWQEPKTKGDKADQETLR, from the exons atgGGCGGCGCGGCGCTGGCGCTGCTGCTGGCGGCGGGGCTGTGCGCGGCGCAGTACGAGGAGTACAGCGTGCGCGGGTTCCCCGCGGCCGCGCTGGAGCCGCTGCAGCGCGCCTACGCGCGGGCGCTGGCGCAGTACGCGGGGGCGCAGTGGGCGGAGAGCGCCCGGGAGCTGGAGGCCAGTCTGCGCCTCCACCGCCTGCTGCGCGACAGCGAAGCGCACTGCCACCGCCGCTGCGCCGCGCCCGCGGAGGGGGCCCCCGCGGAAGAGCCCCCCGCCGATGGGGACCCCGCGGCGTGGGAGTGGGAGCGGGAGATGCAGCTCTTCGAGCGGCTGCTGCGCCGCGCCGGCTGCCTGCGCGCCTGCAAGCGCGACCTGCCCGTCTTCCAGCTGCGCTACCCCCCGGCGCAGACGCTGCGCGACTTCCAGCGCCGCCTGCCCTACCAGTACCTGCACTACGCGCTCTTCAAG TCAAATAAGATCGAGAAAGCGGTGTCCGCTGCCCACACCTTCCTGCAGAAGAACCCCAAGCACGAGATGACCTTGAAGTACCTGAACTATTACAGGACGATGCTGGACGTGGATGAATACCTGGTCGACCTGGAGGCTCGGCCCTATGAG CCGATATTCGTGCGGTCGGTGAAGCTGTACAACAACGGGGATTTCCGGAGCAGTGCGGCCGACATGGAGCAGGCACTGACCGAGTACTACAAGGCATACGAGGACTGCCTGGCCAGCTGCGAGGGTGCCTACGAGCTGCAGGAATTCAAGGACTTCTACCCCGCCATCGCAG ACCACTTCGTGAGCGTGCTGCAGTGCAAAGTGGACTGCGAGACCGAGCTCACCCCCAACGTGGGTGGCTACTTTGTGGAGAAGTTTGTGGCCACCATGTACCACTACCTGCAATTCGCCTACTACAAGC TGAACGACGTGCGGGATGCGGTGCGCAGTGTCTCCAGCTACATGCTCTTCGACCCGGATGACGCCGTGATGCAGCAGAACTTGGTCTACTACCGCTTCCATCGCAAGCGCTGGCGCCTGCAGGAGGAGGATTTTGAGCCCCGGCCG GAAGCTGTGCGGTACCACAACCAGATGGTCGCCCAGAAGAAGATGCTGGACTTCGCCAAGGAATACCTGCAGGCTGACGACGAG ATGGAGGTGGACAGTGGCGAGGGGCTGGAGGCACAGGACCTGCCCTCCGACGGCGAGTTTGAGGGCGAAGGTGACTACGAGGAGGGCTTCTTCGCGGAGTGGTGGCAGGAGCCCAAGACAAAGGGGGACAAAGCTGACCAAG AGACCCTGCGATGA